The genome window ACCCTGCAACGGAAGGAGACGGCATGGGACGCTATGTAATCACCGGTGCCTCGTTTTTGGAATCAGGCCCCAGAAACACTAACTTTAGCATAGATTTTGCGCAGGCCCCCATCCGTGTCACTATCCTGAATGACTTCCTGACCTCGAGGATACAACACGCCAGTGCTGCGCTAGAACCGGGTATCGTTGCCATCTTCGGAGGTTTTCAGGGTGTGCGTCAGAGCGCTACGAGTTCTGCAGAGATTTTTATTGAAACGAGCAACCGGTTTTCTACGCTCGACAGTCAGATATCAACCCGCAGAAGATTTTCGCACACTGCAACTAAATTAAGCGGAGAACGAATACTCATTCTAGGTGGCTTTTCAGCATCTGGCCAGGCCATTTCTGAGTCATTATACTTTGAATGGGGACTTTAGGCTGCGCCGCACCCGTTTACTTTTCAAGAAACGGCCCATTACATAAATTGCATTAAAACTATGGACATACAGCAAATCATACGATGGATTGTGATTGCAATCATGCTGCTTGTAGCTGTATTCATTCTCGGCTCCATCCTGAACATTGCTGGTTTTCTGCTCCAGTTTGCCCTCAAGGCGCTCATTATCCTCTTTGTTATAGCTGTCATCCTTCGCTTCTTTTCGGCGCTCGCTGAACGACGACGATAGCCCATCCCCCCCGCCAGATGGTTTTCTGGCGCTTTTCTTACACACCGCTTTTAATGCCAGGTCTCCGCTACGGGCTCTTTCCGCTCGGTTGCGCGTTAATGTGCACCAAGCAGCTTAAGACAACCGCTATACCAATTGATGCCCGTGTCACAGGAATCTCCCGTATTAAACCAATCTGACGCCGTACCCCCCATCAAGCTAGGTGTTAACTCTGAAACAGGTATTCTTCAGCAAGTCATTGTGCACACGCCGGGGGAAGAGATGGCCCAGGTGTCACCCGAAAAACTGCACGACTTGCTCTTTGAAGACATCCTGCATTTACAAGATGCACGACGCGAGCACCAGCTTATGAGCAGGGTCTTCAGGAAAATTGTAGGCCGGCACGATGCTGTCCTTCAAATCTCTTCGCTGCTTGGCGAAGCCCTCCAGCACAACGACGCACGCGATGAGTTTGTGGAATCTTTGTGTGCCGTCTCCCAGTCGGCTAACCTGCAAGCTTTCGAAAGCGAATTGAAATTGCTTTCACCGGAGAACCTCAAACACTTTGCGCTAACAGGCGAATCTGAATTGCCTATTCACGCACATCCCATCCCCAACCTGATGTTTACCCGGGATGTAGCTGCAGTTGTTGGAGATTCGATTATACTGAGTCACCCTGCTACAACAGCCCGTGCTCGTGAAAGTATCATTATGCGGGTAGTGATTCATCATCACCCGGCATTCAAAGGCTGTCAGAAAAAAATCATTGACCTTCCCGAAGGTGTGACCTTTGAGGGGGGCGACTTCCTGGTTGTCAACGAGAAAGTTGTACTCATTGGCAACTCCGAGCGCACCTCATTTGGCGGCGTCATCAACATTGCCCGCGCCCTTTTTGAGAAAACCTCAATTGAACACGTAGTCATGGTCACTCTGCCGGCCGAACGGGCCTGCATGCACCTCGACACTGTTTTCACGTTTGCTTCTCCTGAAGAATGCGTCTACTTCCCTCCCCTGATTAAAAACATCCCCCACGGCAACGTTGTCCGGTTTTCGAAGTCGGATTCAAAAGAAAAGTTCAACATTGAAATCTGCGATGACCTGCAGTTAGAATTGCAGCGCATTCTGGGCCATGAAGTTAAATTTATCCCCTGCGGCGGAGCAGATCCGTTGAGCCAGCGGCGCGAGCAGTGGACAGATGGCGCCAACTTTTTTGCCCTGGCACCCGGACTTGTTATCGGATATGAGCGTAACATGCACACCTTCGAGGAGATGAGTAAACGAGGTTACCGCGTTGTGACTGCAGAAGGATTTCTTTCGTATTACGAAGAAAGTGATTACAGTCCGGGTGAAAAAATGGCCATCAAACTGGAAGGCAATGAGCTTTCCCGCGGCCGAGGCGGCCCGCGTTGCATGACGATGCCCCTTGCCCGAAAACCCCTGTAACGTCGTTTTCTTTGCCACCTGTAAATGCTGCGTTGACCTTACAACATGAGCTTATCTCTCCTCCTTGAACCAGACAAACGCTGGATGAAAATGGCGCTACGCGAAGCAGAGCGCGCCATGGAAGAAAAGGAAATCCCTGTTGGGGCAGTCGTTGTACATCGGGGCACCCTCGTAGGCCGTGGCCACAACATGGTAGAGCAGCTCAATGACCCAACAGCGCACGCGGAGATGATTGCGATCACCGCTGCTTGTGAAACGCTTGGGGTTAAATACCTGAAAGAGTGTTCGCTGTACGTCACCCTCGAACCCTGTCCGATGTGTGCCGGCGCTATGGTATGGGCCAAGCTGGAGCGCCTCGTCTTTGGGGCATTTGACTCGAAAGCTGGCGGAGCGTCAACCATTTACAACATCCCCCAGGACCACCGGCTGAATCACCATGTGGACATTGTATCCGGCGTTGAGGCAGAGCCTGCAGCCAGCATGTTACGGTCGTTTTTCCAGCAACGCCGGCGACAGGCTTGAGTGAGGAGTGAGGAGTGAGGAGTGAGGACTTGACAGCCTGTCTTTGGGTTTAGTTCTACGATCTTGGGCGTTAATACGCATCCCAAACGTCTTTGGGTTGGGGCCAGTGACCCATTACCTGGCACAATGTTATAATCTGACCCAGATGGTGGTTGTTGTGCTGTGCCAGAAAAACGAGGCCCTCCGCCATCGTCATATTTCGAAATGTAGGGCACAGCACACCGAGGTCTCCTGTTTTTGCCAGGGTCATCGCGCGGTCAAATCCTTGCTCGAATCTGGCTACGGCCTGCTGCCAGTCCATTTCACTTTCAGGTTTTAGCTGCCCTGGCCATCCCGCTGAGGGCGAATCGGGGGAAGGGCCTTCTTTTCCATCGATGCGCGCCAGAAACAGGGTTTGCCAGTAAGTCATGTGGTTCAAAATACGGTAAATGGTATGCGGCGCCGCGCCGACCACTTCGCCGGCTATTTCCCAGCTACACTGGTTCAACACCCGCATTGGGTCCAGGTGGTTGTCTTTACCCTCCAAAAAAGCAACTACGGTTTCTGACGTCATTGGTCTATTCAATCTTATGCATAGCACGGGCCGAACCTGTCCTGCATCCCAACGTTCTACCCTTCAATATATTCAGCCCCGAAGTTATGTACGATGTCCTCATAGTTGGTGCCGGCCCGGTTGGGTTGGCCTGTGCAATAGAAGCAAAACGGGCAGGCCTCCGCGCCAAGATAATTGAGAAAGGAGCGCTTGCAAACTCTCTGACCGGGTACCCCCTGAACATGGAGTTTTTCTCAACTGCTGAGTTGCTGGAAATTGGCGACCATCCGTTTCCAACGCGTCGCACCAAACCTTCGCGGGAAGAGGCATTGACCTATTATCAAAAGGTTGCGGCTATCGAGGCGCTCGACATCAACCTGTTTGAGCGCGTTATCACGATTGCTGGCGAAGATGGCAACTTCACCGTGACAACAACCAAAGCCTCCTATCAAACCCGCAAAGTGGTAGCTGTAACAGGGTTTTTCGATTACCCGAATACACTAAATGTGCCGGGCGATGCCTTGCCCAAAGTTACGCACTATTTTGTAGAGCCCTATCGGTATGCTCGACAACATGTGGCTATTATTGGGGCAAAAAACTCGGCTGCCAAAGCTGCGCTAAGGTGCCACAGAGCCGGTGCACAGGTTACCATGATCATTCGGAGCGAAGCGGTATCCGAAAAAGTAAAATACTGGATCCGCCCAGATCTCGTCAATCGCATCAAGGAAGGCGCCATCACGGCATACTACAATACAACCTTGACGGAGATTACCCCTACCGAGCTTCACCTAAACACCCATGAAGGCCCGAAAGTTATTCCCAACGATTGGGTTATAGCAATGACAGGATATCAACCAGATTTTGCATTCCTGCAGCTTATTGGCGTCACGTTGAATACAGACGAATACCGTACGCCTGTGCACGACCCAAATACCTTTGAAACTGCGCGCAAAGGCCTCTTCCTTGCCGGCACTGTTTGCGGCGGTTTAAGAACCAGCCGGTGGTTTATTGAAAATGGCCGGCACCATGCAAAGCTAATCATGCAATACATTGCACACGGTATTGTAGGAGATATCACCTCAATTCCTGACCCGGTTGCCGAAAACATAAATGCCTAGTTGCACACAATGGCACAACCAGGCACTTAAAAATTACAGGCGCTTAAAAATCAGGCGACTATACCAATCACGGCCTACAAATAAACCAGTTTGACCCCCCGTACGCCGTCCAGTGCCTCGATATTCCCAACCACTTCCGCCGGAATATCATCGTCAACGCTGAGCGCTGTCAGGGCAATCCCACCACGGCCACCGGTACGACCGAGTTGCAAAACGCCAATATTGATGTCAGCTTCAGCCAGGATGCCTCCAACAGCAGCAACCATCCCCGGGCGGTCTTCATTTTTATAGAAGAGGAGCCTGCCTTCCAGTTTCACTTCGACATCATACTCATCTACACTAACCAACCGCGGATCATCCGCGCCGAAAACGGTACCGCCAACTTTACGCTCGCCATCAGCGGTTTGCAGGTGCACTTCGATGAGGTTGTTGAAGCTGCCGGCAGAGGTGCCGCGTTGCTCTTCAATTTTGAGCCCCATGTTGTCTGCCAGTACCGTAGCATTAATAAGGTTCACCGGCTCACTCAAAACATCATCAAGCATGCCTTTAAGCACGGCAATACTGATCACTTCCGCGTAGCGGTGAGGCACATCCCCCTGGCTTGATACCTTGACACCTTTCAGTTTGCCATTGGAAAGCTGCCGTGCGATACGACCCAGTTTTTCTGCGAGACGCAAAAAAGGCTGCACCTCGCGTTGGCCGGCCATTTTGATTGCCATTGCATTCACAGCTGTACTCACTGGCTTGCCTTTCAGGGCTAGCATAACCTGTTCGGTAATCTGCCGCGCTACCTTCTCCTGTGCTTCCCCGGTAGATGCGGCAATATGCGGTGTTGCAACCACATTTGGATGCCGTAACAACCCTTCCAGTCCTTCGGGAGGAGGCTCTTGCGAGTACACATCAAGTGCAGCGCCACCAACCTGTCCGCTTTCGAGTGCAGCGAGCAGGGCTTTTTCGTCAACAATACCGCCTCGGGCACAGTTCACTACGCGGACACCAGGCTTACATTTTGCCAGGTTGGCTTCGCCTACAATCCCACGCGTTGCATCGTTGAGTGGGGTATGCACCGTAATAAAGTCGCTACTCGAAAAGAGGGTATCCAAATCCACCAGCTGTATGCCCAAACGCTCTGCGGCTTCCTGTGATAGTACTGGGTCAAATCCGAGTACTTTCATACCAAACCCCTGCATGCGCTGGGCAACAGCACGCCCAATTTTACCAATGCCAATTACACCGAGGGTTTTCTCTTCGAGTTCAGCCCCTGTGAATGCTTTCCGGTCCCACGCTCCGCCGGCAAGCGAAGCGTTGGCCTGTGGAATGCGACGCGCCAGCGCCATAAGCATCGCACAGGTATGTTCAGCCGTAGATACCGTATTGCCATCGGGTGCGTTGATCACCAGAATGCCTTTACGGGTGGCTGCACCAAGGTCTACATTATCCACCCCTACACCCGCACGGCCAATGACTTGCAGGCCTTCGGTAGCATCGATAAGTTCGTCGGTGATTTTGGTACCACTCCGTATAATCCAGCCATCCGCTTCTTTGGCAAATGCCTTCAGTTCTTCCGGAGATTTCTTCAGCTGAAGATTAACGGTAAACCCTTCTTTCTCCAATAAATCAATACATACCGGCGCTACCGCATCGGTAATCAAAACTGTCTGGCCCATAACTTGTATTTGTCATCATAGATACCGCACCAGAAACCGAAAAGTGGTGGTGGTTCGGACACGGTACCAGGTTATCAAACAGCTACGTCTTGAATCCATCGCCAGATTTCGTCGCGTCCACTTCGGGCTTTAGCGGAAGACAGGACAAAAGGTACGTCAACTTGTAGTTCCTTGAATACCTTCTTCAGTCGCTTGACTGCGGCTGCCTGCTTGTTTTTGGATAGCTTGTCACCCTTGGATAACACAATGAGATAGGGTACTTGCACCCCTTTCATGCTGGCCATAATGTTCTGGTCGTGGCGCGTAGGATCGTGCCGGCAGTCGACCAGATGAATCACGAGGCGTAGCGGTTCTCGTGAGGTAAGGTATTGTACGATGAGCCGTTCCCACTTGTCTCGCTGCACTTTTGAAACCTTTGCATACCCCAGACCTGGCAAATCCAGAAAGTAGAGCGAGTTGTTGACCAAGTAGTAATTGAACTCCTGCGTTTTACCTGGTGTGTTGCTTGTGCGAGCCAAGGCTTTTCGGCCCACAAGCATGTTAATTAACGAGCTTTTCCCCACATTCGAGCGCCCGACAAAAGCCACTTCGGGCAAGCCGTCTGTTGTCAATCCCGACCAGCTTGCTGCACCTTTGACAAATTTTGCGTCTTTAATTTTCAAAGCTAGATGGGGGTAGGGGAAAAGCAAACAGCCCGGCGGAACCGGGCTGCTGCCTGTCAGCTATTTACACAGCCGTGCTCAGGTGCTGCTTAACAGTTTCACCAATGAGCGCGGGATTTTTCACTACTACGGCACCGGCATCTTCCAATGCAGCAAACTTGTCTTCAGCTGAACCTTTGCCACCGGAAATAATTGCGCCGGCGTGGCCCATGCGGCGTCCTGGAGGCGCTGTAGCACCTGCAATAAACGCAAACACAGGTTTGGTCATTTCAGCTTTGATATACTCTGCAGCTTCTTCTTCAGCCGTACCGCCAATTTCACCAATCAGCACAACAGCTTCCGTTGCAGCATCTTTCTCAAAGAGGCGGAGCGCGTCGATGTGCCGCGTACCAATGATAGGATCACCACCGATACCAACAGCTGTACTCTGACCGAGGCCTTCACGTGTGAGCTGGTCGACTGCTTCGTATGTCAGCGTACCAGAACGCGAAATAAGACCAATGGGGCCTGGCGAGAAAATCATTGCCGGCATAATACCAACCTTGGCTTCTCCCGGTGTGATCAGGCCCGGGCAGTTAGGCCCAATCAAGGTTGCGCCTTTTTTCTTTACGTAGTCGTACGCCGGAATCATGTGGCGAACGGGAATACCTTCTGTAATACAAACGATTACTTCGATGCCAGCATCAGTTGCTTCGAAAATTGCGTCAGCTGCAAACGGAGGGGGCACAAAGATAATTGATGTGTTTGCACCTTCTTCTTTAACCGCTTCAGCTACCGTGTTGAATACAGGGCGATCCAGGTGTTTCTGTCCGCCTTTCTTCGGGGTTACACCACCAACGAGTGGCGTACCGTATTCGATCATTTGCTCAGCGTGGAAGGACCCTTCCTTGCCTGTAAAGCCCTGAACAATCAGGCGTGTATCTTTACCAACTAAAATA of Bacteroidota bacterium contains these proteins:
- a CDS encoding arginine deiminase family protein; translated protein: MPVSQESPVLNQSDAVPPIKLGVNSETGILQQVIVHTPGEEMAQVSPEKLHDLLFEDILHLQDARREHQLMSRVFRKIVGRHDAVLQISSLLGEALQHNDARDEFVESLCAVSQSANLQAFESELKLLSPENLKHFALTGESELPIHAHPIPNLMFTRDVAAVVGDSIILSHPATTARARESIIMRVVIHHHPAFKGCQKKIIDLPEGVTFEGGDFLVVNEKVVLIGNSERTSFGGVINIARALFEKTSIEHVVMVTLPAERACMHLDTVFTFASPEECVYFPPLIKNIPHGNVVRFSKSDSKEKFNIEICDDLQLELQRILGHEVKFIPCGGADPLSQRREQWTDGANFFALAPGLVIGYERNMHTFEEMSKRGYRVVTAEGFLSYYEESDYSPGEKMAIKLEGNELSRGRGGPRCMTMPLARKPL
- the tadA gene encoding tRNA adenosine(34) deaminase TadA is translated as MSLSLLLEPDKRWMKMALREAERAMEEKEIPVGAVVVHRGTLVGRGHNMVEQLNDPTAHAEMIAITAACETLGVKYLKECSLYVTLEPCPMCAGAMVWAKLERLVFGAFDSKAGGASTIYNIPQDHRLNHHVDIVSGVEAEPAASMLRSFFQQRRRQA
- a CDS encoding DinB family protein → MTSETVVAFLEGKDNHLDPMRVLNQCSWEIAGEVVGAAPHTIYRILNHMTYWQTLFLARIDGKEGPSPDSPSAGWPGQLKPESEMDWQQAVARFEQGFDRAMTLAKTGDLGVLCPTFRNMTMAEGLVFLAQHNNHHLGQIITLCQVMGHWPQPKDVWDAY
- a CDS encoding YpdA family putative bacillithiol disulfide reductase, which encodes MYDVLIVGAGPVGLACAIEAKRAGLRAKIIEKGALANSLTGYPLNMEFFSTAELLEIGDHPFPTRRTKPSREEALTYYQKVAAIEALDINLFERVITIAGEDGNFTVTTTKASYQTRKVVAVTGFFDYPNTLNVPGDALPKVTHYFVEPYRYARQHVAIIGAKNSAAKAALRCHRAGAQVTMIIRSEAVSEKVKYWIRPDLVNRIKEGAITAYYNTTLTEITPTELHLNTHEGPKVIPNDWVIAMTGYQPDFAFLQLIGVTLNTDEYRTPVHDPNTFETARKGLFLAGTVCGGLRTSRWFIENGRHHAKLIMQYIAHGIVGDITSIPDPVAENINA
- the serA gene encoding phosphoglycerate dehydrogenase yields the protein MGQTVLITDAVAPVCIDLLEKEGFTVNLQLKKSPEELKAFAKEADGWIIRSGTKITDELIDATEGLQVIGRAGVGVDNVDLGAATRKGILVINAPDGNTVSTAEHTCAMLMALARRIPQANASLAGGAWDRKAFTGAELEEKTLGVIGIGKIGRAVAQRMQGFGMKVLGFDPVLSQEAAERLGIQLVDLDTLFSSSDFITVHTPLNDATRGIVGEANLAKCKPGVRVVNCARGGIVDEKALLAALESGQVGGAALDVYSQEPPPEGLEGLLRHPNVVATPHIAASTGEAQEKVARQITEQVMLALKGKPVSTAVNAMAIKMAGQREVQPFLRLAEKLGRIARQLSNGKLKGVKVSSQGDVPHRYAEVISIAVLKGMLDDVLSEPVNLINATVLADNMGLKIEEQRGTSAGSFNNLIEVHLQTADGERKVGGTVFGADDPRLVSVDEYDVEVKLEGRLLFYKNEDRPGMVAAVGGILAEADINIGVLQLGRTGGRGGIALTALSVDDDIPAEVVGNIEALDGVRGVKLVYL
- the yihA gene encoding ribosome biogenesis GTP-binding protein YihA/YsxC, translated to MKIKDAKFVKGAASWSGLTTDGLPEVAFVGRSNVGKSSLINMLVGRKALARTSNTPGKTQEFNYYLVNNSLYFLDLPGLGYAKVSKVQRDKWERLIVQYLTSREPLRLVIHLVDCRHDPTRHDQNIMASMKGVQVPYLIVLSKGDKLSKNKQAAAVKRLKKVFKELQVDVPFVLSSAKARSGRDEIWRWIQDVAV
- the sucD gene encoding succinate--CoA ligase subunit alpha; translated protein: MSILVGKDTRLIVQGFTGKEGSFHAEQMIEYGTPLVGGVTPKKGGQKHLDRPVFNTVAEAVKEEGANTSIIFVPPPFAADAIFEATDAGIEVIVCITEGIPVRHMIPAYDYVKKKGATLIGPNCPGLITPGEAKVGIMPAMIFSPGPIGLISRSGTLTYEAVDQLTREGLGQSTAVGIGGDPIIGTRHIDALRLFEKDAATEAVVLIGEIGGTAEEEAAEYIKAEMTKPVFAFIAGATAPPGRRMGHAGAIISGGKGSAEDKFAALEDAGAVVVKNPALIGETVKQHLSTAV